The following are encoded together in the Nocardioides okcheonensis genome:
- a CDS encoding AAA family ATPase, giving the protein MVSGLPASGKSTLGRALAGRLGVPLLDKDEILEGLFDSLGCAGPEDRRRLSRASDEVLFRLASDARLAVLVSWWHPGAADRLCAAADHLVEVHCACPVEVAAGRFAGRRRHPGHLDDLRTPTDHLASLTEADRLSPGPLGVGELVTVRTDREVDADDVAAQVRAAATRLGVVVG; this is encoded by the coding sequence GTGGTCTCCGGTCTCCCGGCAAGCGGGAAGTCGACCCTCGGGCGCGCCCTCGCAGGTCGGCTCGGGGTGCCGCTGCTCGACAAGGACGAGATCCTCGAGGGGCTCTTCGACTCGCTCGGCTGCGCCGGCCCGGAGGACCGACGACGGCTGAGCCGTGCGAGCGACGAGGTGCTGTTCCGCCTCGCGTCGGACGCCCGCCTCGCGGTGCTCGTCAGCTGGTGGCACCCAGGAGCGGCCGACCGGCTCTGCGCTGCGGCCGATCACCTGGTCGAGGTGCACTGCGCCTGCCCGGTCGAGGTGGCGGCCGGGCGCTTCGCCGGACGGCGGCGCCATCCGGGGCACCTCGACGACCTGCGTACTCCGACCGACCACCTGGCCTCCCTCACGGAGGCGGACCGGCTGTCACCGGGCCCGCTGGGGGTCGGCGAGCTCGTCACGGTCCGGACGGACCGCGAGGTCGACGCGGACGACGTGGCGGCGCAGGTCCGTGCAGCGGCCACCCGTCTCGGCGTCGTCGTGGGCTAG
- the rarD gene encoding EamA family transporter RarD — MPDSRRGLLLGASAYTLWGVFPLYWTVLEPAGAVELLAHRIVWSVLTMVLVLVLWRRVDAFRALLRDRRKVLLLAAAAVVITINWGGYIWGVNNDRVVETSLGYFINPLVTVLMGVLVLGERLRRLQWVAMGVALVAVVLLAVDYGRPPWVALVLAFSFGTYGLLKKQAAVEAVESITLETLVMAPVALAYVALLAETGRSNFGSHGLGHALLITTTGIITAVPLMLFGAAAIRVSMVSLGLLQYLAPTIQFVLGLVVFHEDMPASRWIGFSLVWVALVVFTVEALNHRRRQLRLVARASAV, encoded by the coding sequence GTGCCAGACTCCCGACGCGGACTGCTCCTGGGCGCGTCGGCGTACACGCTCTGGGGTGTCTTCCCCCTCTACTGGACCGTGCTCGAGCCCGCCGGCGCCGTCGAGCTCCTGGCGCACCGCATCGTGTGGTCGGTCCTGACGATGGTGCTGGTCCTCGTCCTGTGGCGACGGGTGGACGCCTTCCGCGCGCTCCTGCGCGACCGGCGCAAGGTGCTGCTGCTCGCGGCCGCCGCGGTGGTCATCACGATCAACTGGGGCGGCTACATCTGGGGCGTCAACAACGACCGCGTCGTGGAGACGTCGCTCGGCTACTTCATCAACCCGCTCGTGACGGTGCTGATGGGGGTGCTGGTGCTGGGCGAGCGGCTGCGGCGGCTGCAGTGGGTCGCGATGGGGGTGGCCCTCGTCGCCGTGGTGCTGCTGGCCGTCGACTACGGCCGTCCGCCGTGGGTGGCGCTGGTGCTGGCCTTCTCCTTCGGCACCTACGGGCTGCTGAAGAAGCAGGCCGCGGTCGAGGCGGTGGAGTCGATCACCCTCGAGACGCTGGTGATGGCGCCCGTCGCGCTGGCCTACGTCGCATTGCTGGCCGAGACGGGGCGGTCCAACTTCGGCTCCCACGGCCTCGGGCACGCGCTGCTGATCACCACCACCGGCATCATCACCGCCGTCCCGCTCATGCTCTTCGGTGCCGCGGCCATCCGGGTGTCGATGGTGTCGCTCGGGCTGCTGCAGTACCTCGCGCCGACCATCCAGTTCGTGCTCGGCCTGGTCGTCTTCCACGAGGACATGCCCGCCAGCCGCTGGATCGGCTTCTCGCTCGTCTGGGTCGCGCTCGTCGTCTTCACCGTCGAGGCGCTCAACCACCGCCGCCGCCAGCTGCGGCTGGTCGCGCGCGCCAGCGCGGTCTGA
- a CDS encoding GNAT family N-acetyltransferase, translating to MTGLTVVDEATGADGAEVWSVYDPVFGDQPDEATWREAVWERHTAREGFRLARAYADGRAVGFAYGYTGRSGQWWTDRVRQTLPPEVAAAWLDGHFEVVSVGVLAEARGRGTGRALLRALLADLPHDRLLLMTTADADDPARRLYAAEGWEVVGPGTSDATVVMGRLTGA from the coding sequence GTGACGGGGCTGACGGTGGTCGACGAGGCGACGGGTGCGGACGGTGCCGAGGTGTGGTCGGTCTACGACCCGGTCTTCGGCGACCAGCCGGACGAGGCGACCTGGCGCGAGGCCGTGTGGGAGCGCCACACCGCGCGGGAGGGCTTCCGGCTAGCACGGGCGTACGCCGACGGCCGGGCGGTCGGGTTCGCCTACGGCTACACCGGGCGCTCCGGCCAGTGGTGGACCGACCGGGTCCGCCAGACACTCCCGCCCGAGGTCGCGGCCGCCTGGCTGGACGGCCACTTCGAGGTGGTCAGCGTCGGCGTCCTCGCCGAGGCCCGCGGCCGCGGCACCGGCCGCGCCCTGCTGCGGGCGCTGCTCGCCGACCTCCCCCACGACCGGCTCCTGCTGATGACCACCGCCGACGCCGACGATCCCGCACGGCGGCTCTACGCAGCAGAGGGCTGGGAGGTCGTCGGTCCGGGCACCAGCGACGCGACCGTCGTGATGGGACGGCTGACCGGTGCGTGA
- a CDS encoding polyprenyl synthetase family protein, with product MTDSSLALPVVDAALEQRLVDRLARIDEQLARHCQGRTPYVTEAATHLMMAGGKRFRPLLVLLAAETGPHPEATEVETAACVVELTHVASLYHDDVMDEADLRRGADTANARWDNLVAILTGDFLFGRSSELTADLGPEAVRIQARTFTRLVEGQIQETVKPGPGEDPLEHYLDVVAGKTGSLIATSARYGAMFAGARPEVVEALAAYGEIVGSAFQLSDDILDIASESETSGKTPGTDLREGVPTLPVLMAQASSDPADARLLELLGRPLTDDAEHAEALSLLRAHPAMDRAREHVLGQAAQAKKLLEVLDPGPVRTALESFADVVATRSA from the coding sequence GTGACCGACTCGTCCCTCGCCCTCCCCGTCGTCGACGCGGCTCTCGAGCAGCGGCTCGTCGACCGGCTGGCCCGCATCGACGAGCAGCTCGCCCGGCACTGCCAGGGGCGTACGCCCTACGTCACCGAGGCCGCCACGCACCTGATGATGGCCGGCGGCAAGCGGTTCCGGCCGTTGCTGGTGCTGCTCGCCGCGGAGACCGGTCCGCACCCGGAGGCCACCGAGGTCGAGACCGCCGCGTGCGTCGTCGAGCTCACCCACGTGGCGTCGCTCTACCACGACGACGTGATGGACGAGGCCGACCTGCGCCGCGGCGCCGACACGGCCAACGCGCGCTGGGACAACCTGGTCGCGATCCTCACCGGCGACTTCCTGTTCGGCCGCTCGTCCGAGCTCACCGCCGACCTCGGCCCCGAGGCCGTACGGATCCAGGCGCGCACCTTCACCCGCCTGGTCGAGGGGCAGATCCAGGAGACCGTGAAGCCCGGCCCGGGCGAGGACCCGCTGGAGCACTACCTCGACGTCGTCGCCGGCAAGACGGGGTCGCTGATCGCCACCTCGGCCCGCTACGGCGCGATGTTCGCCGGGGCCCGCCCCGAGGTGGTCGAGGCGCTCGCGGCCTACGGCGAGATCGTCGGCTCGGCGTTCCAGCTCTCCGACGACATCCTCGACATCGCCTCGGAGTCCGAGACGTCGGGCAAGACGCCGGGCACCGACCTGCGCGAGGGCGTCCCCACGCTCCCCGTCCTGATGGCCCAGGCCTCCAGCGACCCGGCCGACGCGCGGCTGCTCGAGCTGCTCGGCCGCCCGCTGACCGACGACGCCGAGCACGCCGAGGCGCTGTCGCTGCTGCGGGCGCACCCCGCGATGGACCGGGCGCGCGAGCACGTCCTCGGCCAGGCCGCCCAGGCCAAGAAGCTGCTCGAGGTCCTCGACCCGGGCCCGGTGCGCACCGCGCTGGAGTCGTTCGCCGACGTCGTGGCGACCCGCTCGGCCTGA
- a CDS encoding DUF6461 domain-containing protein, translating to MGDLVAHYEALLDEVDSTFLTDGGTVLVASGATVPEVVEALGGVGIEDVPAHELDPEQFAWSAYLLTEVEGGVLATEDTGYADPPTAVLVALSRDGRAAAVVRDNIQAHQRFGCARDGVLLFDEHEYVYLDDRSRVPAELRELFDRAWVDLDDDAAVDDGAEDGTAVGMAMAEVVTGLHLVADDARRLASDDATVVLVRVLQYADELEG from the coding sequence ATGGGAGACCTGGTCGCGCACTACGAGGCGCTGTTGGACGAAGTCGACTCGACCTTCCTCACGGACGGCGGCACGGTGCTGGTGGCCAGCGGCGCCACCGTCCCCGAGGTGGTCGAGGCGCTCGGCGGCGTGGGCATCGAGGACGTCCCGGCGCACGAGCTCGACCCGGAGCAGTTCGCGTGGAGCGCGTACCTGCTGACCGAGGTCGAGGGCGGCGTGCTCGCGACCGAGGACACCGGTTACGCGGACCCGCCGACCGCGGTGCTGGTCGCCCTGTCGCGTGACGGCCGCGCGGCCGCCGTCGTGCGCGACAACATCCAGGCCCACCAGCGCTTCGGGTGCGCGCGCGACGGCGTGCTGCTCTTCGACGAGCACGAGTACGTCTACCTCGACGACCGCTCCCGCGTGCCCGCCGAGCTGCGCGAGCTCTTCGACCGGGCCTGGGTCGACCTCGACGACGATGCGGCGGTCGACGACGGCGCCGAGGACGGCACGGCCGTGGGGATGGCGATGGCCGAGGTCGTCACCGGCCTGCACCTGGTCGCGGACGACGCTCGCCGGCTCGCCTCCGACGACGCCACCGTCGTCCTCGTGCGCGTCCTGCAGTACGCCGACGAGCTCGAGGGCTGA
- a CDS encoding GNAT family N-acetyltransferase — MREAGTRPPAAEHLDGGAGCALRPARDEDAEMLTRWLAHPAVHRGWGGRPLGLAEVRAKYTGRRAPAVLSWIIVRDGAPCGYVQAWRGPDRHGLDMFVSAGAQGRGTGRRAAALLARHLDRHGWRPLTVDPAADDPAAFAMWTAAGFVRSRDRDVGPPDDAPARLLLAWPDCSAELP; from the coding sequence GTGCGTGAGGCCGGCACCCGACCTCCTGCCGCTGAGCACCTCGACGGCGGCGCCGGCTGCGCGCTCCGTCCGGCCCGAGACGAGGACGCCGAGATGCTGACCCGGTGGCTGGCCCACCCCGCCGTGCACCGCGGCTGGGGCGGTCGGCCGCTCGGCCTCGCCGAGGTCCGGGCGAAGTACACCGGGCGCCGCGCGCCTGCCGTCCTGTCCTGGATCATCGTGCGGGACGGCGCGCCGTGCGGCTATGTCCAGGCCTGGCGCGGACCCGACCGCCACGGGCTCGACATGTTCGTCTCCGCCGGCGCCCAGGGTCGTGGCACCGGGAGGAGAGCCGCTGCCCTGCTCGCCCGACACCTCGACCGTCACGGCTGGCGCCCCCTCACGGTCGACCCGGCGGCCGACGACCCCGCCGCCTTCGCGATGTGGACCGCAGCCGGGTTCGTCCGATCCCGGGATCGCGACGTCGGTCCCCCGGACGACGCGCCCGCGCGCCTGCTCCTGGCCTGGCCGGACTGCTCGGCAGAGCTGCCCTAG
- a CDS encoding HNH endonuclease signature motif containing protein — translation MSEALAAPEGQVADDDLDASALLASIRDSRQHEHAEAARQLRLAARWADLHPPESVHHAATFTSRGAGTEQEEPIAGDGCPLVAEFCIPELGAVLGISTVAAKKLVGHSLELRHRLPRLWDQVHAGRVPAWRARAVAETTIHAVPALTPDAAGWIDDQVAAVAGRVGAAQLDRLVAEAVTRYGLSTDPRPDDEAGEDHRDFEDDRYLGTDPRHVTFDSRHLHYDGVMRMEAELDLADAYDLDSAIQHGADVFKALGSTASLGARRAAALGDLARTQTALDLHTQNQPTQSQPTQSQPTQSQPTQSQPTPPEPSDTSEPTEPSQPTGDDLPAAREVVLHVHLDATLLTDDTDDTGHVVETVFGPTGRLEKGQRLVLLDQVRTWCTTSRTKVTLRPVIDLNAELTSPGYPIPDRLRDHVILRDRTCVFPWCTRPARGCDIDHITPYDHRAATEGRPQPGPTATSNLAALCRSHHRLKTHTLWRYQQTSPGVFTWTSPHGHHYLRDHHGTTALDPPDRPGAAPERP, via the coding sequence ATGAGCGAGGCGCTGGCAGCACCCGAGGGACAGGTCGCAGACGACGACCTGGACGCCTCCGCGCTGCTCGCCTCGATCCGCGACTCACGCCAGCACGAGCATGCCGAAGCGGCCCGGCAGCTCCGTCTCGCTGCCCGGTGGGCCGACCTCCACCCGCCCGAGTCGGTCCACCACGCCGCGACCTTCACCAGCCGCGGCGCCGGCACCGAGCAGGAGGAGCCCATCGCCGGTGACGGCTGCCCGCTGGTCGCGGAGTTCTGCATCCCCGAGCTCGGCGCCGTCCTCGGCATCTCGACGGTGGCGGCCAAGAAGCTCGTCGGGCACTCGCTCGAGCTGCGCCACCGTCTCCCCCGCCTCTGGGACCAGGTCCACGCCGGACGCGTCCCCGCCTGGCGGGCGCGTGCCGTGGCCGAGACCACCATCCACGCCGTGCCCGCTCTCACCCCGGATGCGGCCGGCTGGATCGACGACCAGGTCGCCGCGGTCGCCGGACGTGTGGGTGCCGCGCAGCTCGACCGGCTCGTCGCCGAGGCCGTCACGCGCTACGGCCTCTCCACCGATCCGCGCCCGGACGACGAGGCAGGCGAGGACCACCGGGACTTCGAGGACGACCGCTACCTCGGCACCGACCCTCGCCACGTCACCTTCGACTCCCGCCACCTCCACTACGACGGTGTCATGCGGATGGAGGCCGAGCTCGACCTCGCCGACGCCTACGACCTCGACTCCGCGATCCAGCACGGCGCCGACGTGTTCAAGGCGCTGGGCTCGACCGCGTCACTGGGTGCCCGACGAGCCGCCGCCCTCGGCGACCTCGCCCGCACCCAGACCGCCCTCGACCTCCACACCCAGAACCAGCCGACCCAGAGCCAGCCGACCCAGAGCCAGCCGACCCAGAGCCAGCCGACCCAGAGCCAGCCGACCCCGCCCGAGCCGTCCGACACTTCTGAGCCGACCGAGCCGTCCCAGCCGACGGGCGACGACCTCCCCGCCGCCCGCGAGGTCGTGCTCCACGTCCACCTCGACGCCACCCTCCTCACCGACGACACCGACGACACCGGTCACGTCGTCGAGACCGTGTTCGGCCCGACCGGACGACTCGAGAAGGGTCAACGGCTCGTCCTGCTCGACCAGGTCAGGACCTGGTGCACCACCTCACGCACCAAGGTCACCCTCCGCCCCGTCATCGACCTCAACGCCGAGCTCACCAGCCCCGGCTACCCGATCCCCGACCGCCTCCGCGACCACGTCATCCTCCGCGACCGCACCTGCGTGTTCCCCTGGTGCACCCGCCCCGCCCGCGGCTGCGACATCGACCACATCACCCCCTACGACCACCGTGCCGCCACCGAGGGACGACCCCAACCCGGACCGACGGCCACCTCCAACCTCGCCGCCCTGTGCCGGTCCCACCACCGCCTCAAGACCCACACCCTCTGGCGCTACCAGCAGACCAGCCCCGGCGTCTTCACCTGGACCAGCCCCCACGGCCACCACTACCTCCGCGACCACCACGGCACCACCGCCCTCGACCCACCTGACAGACCCGGCGCAGCGCCAGAGCGACCATGA